One window from the genome of Syntrophus gentianae encodes:
- a CDS encoding beta strand repeat-containing protein, with amino-acid sequence MSNVYGNSLSNKLYGTANGDLIYGYGGDDTLYGYAGNDTLDGGTGDDILYGEDGTDILKGGAGKDSLYGGAGNDTLNGGTGKDYMYGGLGNDTYTVDDSSDVVGESESSGTDRVNAYASYTLSANVEKLYLYGTATDGTGNILNNTIAGTSNANTLSGLAGNDTLYGYAGDDTLDGGSGNDTLDGGAGNDTYIVDSTVDVVSEAENAGTDRIDAYISYTLGANVENLYLYDSLATKGTGNALDNVIVGNRSYTEYSLYGLAGNDTLYGNNDNNTLDGGTGNDTLYGGYGNDTYIVDSAGDLAVEDNNSGTDRVNASVNYTLSANVENLYLYGTATKGNGNALGNVIYGTDSNNTLSGLEGNDTLYGYAGNDTLSGGTERDYMYGGLGNDTYIVENSSDVVGETAGYGTDRVKAYLNYTLSDNVENLYLYGTATEGTGNILNNLIAGTSNADTLSGLAGNDKLYGYAGNDTLDGGAGNDTLYGGAGNDTYIVDSAADTIVETADAGTDTVNAYVSYTLPDNVENLNLYGTATVGTGNALDNVIESQQTYSKNTLYGLAGNDTLYGTSDNDILNGGTGNDSMYGGSGSDTYTVDSIDDLVVESDHPGTDVVNAYVSFTLDTDVENLYLYGTAITGTGNDSANNIYGNDSNNILYGLEGNDLLDGGAGVDTLYGGDGGDTLYGGAGNDVLAGGADEDDLTGGAGQDRFVFSEVAYYNYDSITDFSHADDTIVLKDILDSATDSSIRGLSFTNNVLNAGSYFEGYGYTGNGTTDACGIYVNTNSGGTICYNPTSNVGGDSVLICSVGTAASSLDYTDFAYSA; translated from the coding sequence ATGTCAAATGTGTACGGAAACAGTTTGTCAAATAAGCTCTACGGGACTGCGAATGGGGATCTTATTTACGGGTATGGCGGCGATGACACTCTGTACGGGTATGCCGGCAATGACACCCTGGATGGCGGCACCGGGGATGATATACTGTATGGCGAAGACGGAACCGATATTCTGAAGGGCGGTGCCGGCAAGGATTCTCTGTACGGCGGGGCAGGCAACGATACACTTAATGGCGGCACCGGGAAAGATTACATGTACGGAGGCCTGGGCAACGACACCTATACCGTCGATGACAGTTCCGATGTTGTTGGTGAATCCGAAAGTTCCGGAACAGACCGGGTCAATGCCTATGCCAGTTACACCCTGTCTGCCAATGTGGAGAAGCTTTATCTGTACGGAACGGCAACCGACGGGACCGGCAACATCCTCAACAATACGATCGCCGGCACAAGCAATGCCAATACCCTGAGCGGGCTTGCCGGCAACGACACCCTGTACGGATATGCCGGTGACGACACGCTGGATGGCGGCTCAGGAAACGATACCTTGGACGGCGGAGCGGGAAACGATACCTACATCGTCGACAGCACGGTAGATGTCGTCTCCGAAGCTGAAAACGCCGGGACGGACCGGATCGATGCCTATATCAGCTATACACTAGGCGCCAATGTAGAGAATCTTTACCTCTACGACTCGCTGGCAACCAAGGGAACAGGCAACGCTCTGGACAATGTGATTGTAGGCAACAGATCCTATACTGAATACAGTCTGTATGGTCTCGCCGGCAACGACACCCTGTATGGGAATAACGACAACAACACCCTGGATGGCGGGACTGGAAACGACACCCTTTATGGCGGGTATGGAAACGACACCTATATTGTTGACAGTGCCGGCGATCTTGCTGTCGAGGACAACAACTCCGGGACAGACCGGGTCAATGCCTCTGTCAATTATACCCTGAGTGCCAATGTGGAGAACCTTTACCTCTATGGCACGGCGACCAAGGGAAACGGAAACGCCTTGGGCAACGTGATTTATGGCACCGATTCCAACAATACCCTGTCTGGTCTGGAAGGCAACGACACCTTGTATGGATACGCCGGCAACGACACCCTGTCAGGAGGCACCGAAAGGGACTACATGTATGGCGGCCTGGGCAACGACACCTACATCGTCGAGAACAGTTCCGATGTTGTCGGCGAAACTGCGGGATATGGAACAGACCGGGTCAAGGCTTATCTTAATTACACCCTGTCTGACAACGTCGAGAATCTTTATCTATACGGAACGGCGACGGAAGGAACCGGCAACATCCTCAACAATTTGATCGCCGGCACAAGCAATGCCGACACCTTAAGCGGGCTTGCCGGCAACGACAAATTATACGGATACGCCGGCAACGACACCCTGGATGGCGGAGCAGGAAACGACACCCTGTACGGCGGGGCGGGAAACGACACCTACATCGTTGATAGTGCGGCAGACACCATCGTCGAAACCGCGGACGCTGGAACAGACACCGTCAACGCCTATGTCAGTTACACCCTGCCCGACAATGTCGAAAATCTGAATCTGTATGGCACGGCAACCGTCGGAACCGGAAACGCCTTGGACAATGTGATCGAAAGCCAGCAAACCTATAGTAAGAACACTCTTTATGGTCTCGCCGGCAACGATACCCTTTATGGCACGAGTGACAATGACATCCTGAATGGCGGTACAGGCAATGATTCCATGTATGGCGGATCCGGCAGTGACACCTATACCGTCGACAGCATCGACGACCTTGTGGTCGAAAGCGATCATCCAGGAACCGATGTCGTGAATGCCTATGTCAGTTTTACATTGGATACCGATGTGGAGAACCTTTATCTTTATGGCACAGCGATCACGGGAACAGGCAACGACTCGGCCAACAATATCTATGGAAATGATTCAAATAATATTTTGTATGGGCTGGAGGGCAACGACCTCCTGGATGGCGGAGCCGGCGTTGATACCCTATATGGAGGTGATGGTGGAGATACTCTTTACGGAGGCGCTGGCAACGATGTTCTGGCCGGTGGGGCCGATGAGGACGATTTGACCGGCGGCGCCGGTCAGGACCGCTTCGTCTTCAGCGAAGTTGCTTACTACAATTACGACTCGATCACTGACTTTTCGCATGCGGACGACACTATCGTCCTGAAAGATATCCTGGACAGTGCCACCGACTCATCCATCAGGGGCCTTTCCTTCACGAACAACGTGCTGAACGCCGGTTCCTATTTCGAAGGGTATGGTTATACCGGAAACGGGACAACGGATGCCTGCGGAATCTACGTCAACACGAACAGCGGCGGCACTATCTGTTATAATCCAACGAGCAATGTCGGTGGAGACTCCGTGCTGATCTGCTCGGTTGGCACGGCAGCTTCTTCACTCGATTACACGGACTTCGCCTACTCGGCTTGA